One Elaeis guineensis isolate ETL-2024a chromosome 10, EG11, whole genome shotgun sequence genomic window carries:
- the LOC105052152 gene encoding mitochondrial import inner membrane translocase subunit TIM10 isoform X1 yields the protein MAKRVLRKSSSSYGLLQIFGMAEQEMEYRVDLFNRLTKLCFDKCIDKRYKETELNMGENSCIDRCVSKYWQVIAWSNQMPDHYELLEEFSQAVNRTSSDKFNRAVACFQSTTDVKLLLHRADDSTQLFLFLFLFFLRGRR from the exons ATGGCCAAACGAGTATTGAGAAAGAGCAG CTCGTCATATGGCCTTTTGCAGATATTTGGAATGGCAGAGCAAGAGATGGAGTACAGGGTAGATCTTTTTAACAG GCTTACCAAGTTATGTTTTGACAAATGTATTGATAAAAG ATACAAGGAAACTGAGCTCAATATGGGTGAGAATAGCTGTATTGATCGTTGTGTTTCAAAATATTGGCAG GTGATTGCCTGGTCAAATCAGATGCCTGATCATTATGAACTGCTGGAAGAGTTTTCACAGGCGGTAAATAGAACATCAA GTGACAAATTTAACAGGGCAGTTGCTTGCTTCCAATCGACCACCGATGTGAAGTTATTGCTGCATCGTGCAGATGATAGCACGcagctttttttatttttatttttattttttttaaggggtAGAAGATAG
- the LOC105052152 gene encoding mitochondrial import inner membrane translocase subunit TIM10 isoform X8, whose product MAKRVLRKSSSSYGLLQIFGMAEQEMEYRVDLFNRYKETELNMGENSCIDRCVSKYWQVTNLTGQLLASNRPPM is encoded by the exons ATGGCCAAACGAGTATTGAGAAAGAGCAG CTCGTCATATGGCCTTTTGCAGATATTTGGAATGGCAGAGCAAGAGATGGAGTACAGGGTAGATCTTTTTAACAG ATACAAGGAAACTGAGCTCAATATGGGTGAGAATAGCTGTATTGATCGTTGTGTTTCAAAATATTGGCAG GTGACAAATTTAACAGGGCAGTTGCTTGCTTCCAATCGACCACCGATGTGA
- the LOC105052152 gene encoding mitochondrial import inner membrane translocase subunit TIM10 isoform X7, whose protein sequence is MAAKNGQTSIEKEQIFGMAEQEMEYRVDLFNRLTKLCFDKCIDKRYKETELNMGENSCIDRCVSKYWQVTNLTGQLLASNRPPM, encoded by the exons ATGGCTGCTAAAAATGGCCAAACGAGTATTGAGAAAGAGCAG ATATTTGGAATGGCAGAGCAAGAGATGGAGTACAGGGTAGATCTTTTTAACAG GCTTACCAAGTTATGTTTTGACAAATGTATTGATAAAAG ATACAAGGAAACTGAGCTCAATATGGGTGAGAATAGCTGTATTGATCGTTGTGTTTCAAAATATTGGCAG GTGACAAATTTAACAGGGCAGTTGCTTGCTTCCAATCGACCACCGATGTGA
- the LOC105052152 gene encoding uncharacterized protein isoform X3: MAKRVLRKSSSSYGLLQIFGMAEQEMEYRVDLFNRYKETELNMGENSCIDRCVSKYWQVIAWSNQMPDHYELLEEFSQAVNRTSSDKFNRAVACFQSTTDVKLLLHRADDSTQLFLFLFLFFLRGRR, translated from the exons ATGGCCAAACGAGTATTGAGAAAGAGCAG CTCGTCATATGGCCTTTTGCAGATATTTGGAATGGCAGAGCAAGAGATGGAGTACAGGGTAGATCTTTTTAACAG ATACAAGGAAACTGAGCTCAATATGGGTGAGAATAGCTGTATTGATCGTTGTGTTTCAAAATATTGGCAG GTGATTGCCTGGTCAAATCAGATGCCTGATCATTATGAACTGCTGGAAGAGTTTTCACAGGCGGTAAATAGAACATCAA GTGACAAATTTAACAGGGCAGTTGCTTGCTTCCAATCGACCACCGATGTGAAGTTATTGCTGCATCGTGCAGATGATAGCACGcagctttttttatttttatttttattttttttaaggggtAGAAGATAG
- the LOC105052152 gene encoding mitochondrial import inner membrane translocase subunit Tim10 isoform X2 has product MAAKNGQTSIEKEQIFGMAEQEMEYRVDLFNRLTKLCFDKCIDKRYKETELNMGENSCIDRCVSKYWQVIAWSNQMPDHYELLEEFSQAVNRTSSDKFNRAVACFQSTTDVKLLLHRADDSTQLFLFLFLFFLRGRR; this is encoded by the exons ATGGCTGCTAAAAATGGCCAAACGAGTATTGAGAAAGAGCAG ATATTTGGAATGGCAGAGCAAGAGATGGAGTACAGGGTAGATCTTTTTAACAG GCTTACCAAGTTATGTTTTGACAAATGTATTGATAAAAG ATACAAGGAAACTGAGCTCAATATGGGTGAGAATAGCTGTATTGATCGTTGTGTTTCAAAATATTGGCAG GTGATTGCCTGGTCAAATCAGATGCCTGATCATTATGAACTGCTGGAAGAGTTTTCACAGGCGGTAAATAGAACATCAA GTGACAAATTTAACAGGGCAGTTGCTTGCTTCCAATCGACCACCGATGTGAAGTTATTGCTGCATCGTGCAGATGATAGCACGcagctttttttatttttatttttattttttttaaggggtAGAAGATAG
- the LOC105052152 gene encoding mitochondrial import inner membrane translocase subunit TIM10 isoform X6, which produces MAKRVLRKSSSSYGLLQIFGMAEQEMEYRVDLFNRLTKLCFDKCIDKRYKETELNMGENSCIDRCVSKYWQVTNLTGQLLASNRPPM; this is translated from the exons ATGGCCAAACGAGTATTGAGAAAGAGCAG CTCGTCATATGGCCTTTTGCAGATATTTGGAATGGCAGAGCAAGAGATGGAGTACAGGGTAGATCTTTTTAACAG GCTTACCAAGTTATGTTTTGACAAATGTATTGATAAAAG ATACAAGGAAACTGAGCTCAATATGGGTGAGAATAGCTGTATTGATCGTTGTGTTTCAAAATATTGGCAG GTGACAAATTTAACAGGGCAGTTGCTTGCTTCCAATCGACCACCGATGTGA
- the LOC105052152 gene encoding uncharacterized protein isoform X4 gives MAAKNGQTSIEKEQIFGMAEQEMEYRVDLFNRYKETELNMGENSCIDRCVSKYWQVIAWSNQMPDHYELLEEFSQAVNRTSSDKFNRAVACFQSTTDVKLLLHRADDSTQLFLFLFLFFLRGRR, from the exons ATGGCTGCTAAAAATGGCCAAACGAGTATTGAGAAAGAGCAG ATATTTGGAATGGCAGAGCAAGAGATGGAGTACAGGGTAGATCTTTTTAACAG ATACAAGGAAACTGAGCTCAATATGGGTGAGAATAGCTGTATTGATCGTTGTGTTTCAAAATATTGGCAG GTGATTGCCTGGTCAAATCAGATGCCTGATCATTATGAACTGCTGGAAGAGTTTTCACAGGCGGTAAATAGAACATCAA GTGACAAATTTAACAGGGCAGTTGCTTGCTTCCAATCGACCACCGATGTGAAGTTATTGCTGCATCGTGCAGATGATAGCACGcagctttttttatttttatttttattttttttaaggggtAGAAGATAG
- the LOC105052152 gene encoding mitochondrial import inner membrane translocase subunit TIM10 isoform X5, which yields MAEQEMEYRVDLFNRLTKLCFDKCIDKRYKETELNMGENSCIDRCVSKYWQVIAWSNQMPDHYELLEEFSQAVNRTSSDKFNRAVACFQSTTDVKLLLHRADDSTQLFLFLFLFFLRGRR from the exons ATGGCAGAGCAAGAGATGGAGTACAGGGTAGATCTTTTTAACAG GCTTACCAAGTTATGTTTTGACAAATGTATTGATAAAAG ATACAAGGAAACTGAGCTCAATATGGGTGAGAATAGCTGTATTGATCGTTGTGTTTCAAAATATTGGCAG GTGATTGCCTGGTCAAATCAGATGCCTGATCATTATGAACTGCTGGAAGAGTTTTCACAGGCGGTAAATAGAACATCAA GTGACAAATTTAACAGGGCAGTTGCTTGCTTCCAATCGACCACCGATGTGAAGTTATTGCTGCATCGTGCAGATGATAGCACGcagctttttttatttttatttttattttttttaaggggtAGAAGATAG